From a single Papaver somniferum cultivar HN1 unplaced genomic scaffold, ASM357369v1 unplaced-scaffold_19, whole genome shotgun sequence genomic region:
- the LOC113338239 gene encoding transcription factor DYT1-like gives MKFAGCGSGRGRGKLNEHGIMEFKSKNLDAERRRRGKLNQRIKDLRAAVPIISNMTKAATLDDAITYINALKQQVDGLSDCLEQMDTTVLPRAVEIEETQVQVELDQNIEKCSIVEEVKVSYLEENKLCIKIVCYSRRGIFTTLLELMTSLGFEIMDNNFSSFKGVCLTTLSVKGSKVEVTELEKLEEYLLQAVTSLNNNFKL, from the exons ATGAAGTTTGCAGGTTGCGGCAGCGGACGAGGTAGAGGAAAACTCAATGAACATGGGATCATGGAATTCAAGTCTAAAAACTTGGATGCTgagaggagaagaagaggaaaactTAACCAAAGAATCAAGGATTTACGTGCCGCGGTTCCTATTATCAGTAAC ATGACTAAAGCGGCCACTCTAGACGATGCAATAACATACATTAACGCGTTAAAACAACAAGTAGACGGTCTCAGTGATTGTCTTGAACAAATGGATACTACAGTACTTCCTCGAGCAGTAGAAATAGAGGAGACTCAGGTCCAAGTTGAACTGGATCAAAATATTGAGAAATGCAGTATAGTT GAGGAAGTTAAGGTAAGCTACTTAGAAGAAAATAAATTGTGCATCAAGATAGTATGCTATTCAAGAAGAGGTATTTTCACCACATTGCTGGAACTAATGACTTCTCTGGGGTTTGAAATTATGGACAACAATTTTAGCTCCTTCAAAGGTGTTTGTCTCACTACCTTATCTGTCAAG GGGAGTAAGGTGGAAGTGACTGAACTGGAGAAACTTGAAGAGTATCTGCTACAAGCTGTTACAAGTTTGAACAACAACTTCAAACTCTAA
- the LOC113338238 gene encoding uncharacterized protein LOC113338238 isoform X1: MEEEGQRNMQGSNPNRPCDTCGDAGNSSLLETCFICKVSKEHIYCMGFGRKMPERPEKWSCAACSKSEIMTSVQLPRKTSENPQTKLGSRLISAARSSRSSRDYIKEVQTGKVKYLDVADAVKLSSGEAAGMARMGSQTGSSRNLSHITSRKYPASVSEASKRFSTSPSQHTSPPGYFSFSVPTRGQPSIKQTQVTNTSLHSHAGKLKVRDSDAESETLKRFSTSPLPSQHTSPPGYFCFSVPTRGQPSIKQPQVIKTSLHSHAGKPKMRDSDAKTHRSPSNWSRPIESVANDKHKVTELSRKNKPGTEVVKPPVKKYVLQEEKFHASPPPAKPVGSSKHVNSPSQEFVLREEESFHVSPPPAKPVGSSKHVKSPVGEFDLPEQESVHVSSPPAKEVGCSKDGSSSKEYDMFEKGLPDHLSISATWKGSFEIMGTTLMDGSYEGLQAHPPRKVHVKAAKAFKEMPRLLQFKLHPRSDVYVENFNRLCPTKDDIALYFLPGDDERSTKNYHILSDFIVSRDLTMRSCLNDVELLIFTSKKLPADCQKINSKFYLCGVFRSVKKHRSSPEPSAKSPPNNFDSYVDQPKCRPSSKPSEMCRHKGKNYSQCNNYDSDADRVKHHPSTKASEEHQQKDKDYSPCNNYDSDADRVKHHPSTKTSEKSLLKDKTHDTDVDIPSIIRRDSMGIDMDIDMVGGKDVRKTDEVVLKSNCVEKRMQVDVKSTKKVCSNVINASKRSDDSAKQPISTIKKEQPQCDAPPGFSRPTILEPPPGFSRPATADAAILEPRPGFSRPTTADAAILEPPPAFSRQAIQAALLEPPPGFTKPANDLSSLKRKQISLDASTSEYFQVSPVQRQKHIQVSDSQEFYSQNHQQVTDHCLQMQSASIDHKPAAEKEKSSECKIDGAPSRINGILNKVPKKEDDCSDSLMLTLRFDDEVGGWQAH; this comes from the exons atggAAGAAGAGGGTCAAAGGAATATGCAAGGATCAAACCCG AATCGACCCTGTGATACttgtggggatgctggcaattcAAGCCTTCTAGAAACTTGTTTCATTTGCAAGGTTTCTAAAGAGCATAT CTATTGCATGGGCTTTGGAAGGAAGATGCCTGAACGTCCAGAAAAATGGTCTTGTGCAGCATGTTCTAAGAGTGAAATCATGACCAGTGTGCAACTTCCGCGTAAAACATCAGAAAATCCTCAAACAAAGTTAGGTTCGCGTCTCATTTCTGCTGCACGTTCATCGCGTTCATCaagagattatataaaggaggtTCAAACAGGAAAGGTAAAATACCTTGATGTTGCAGATGCCGTTAAGCTATCAAGCGGAGAGGCAGCTGGTATGGCCAGGATGGGCTCACAGACTGGTTCTTCTAGAAACCTGAGTCATATAACCTCAAGAAAATATCCTGCTTCTGTGTCTGAAGCATCGAAGAGGTTTTCCACAAGTCCCTCACAACATACATCACCTCCTGGATATTTTAGCTTTTCAGTGCCTACTAGGGGACAACCTAGCATAAAACAGACACAAGTTACTAATACTTCTCTACACTCACATGCGGGGAAACTGAAAGTGAGAGATTCTGATGCCGAGTCTGAAACGTTGAAGAGGTTTTCCACAAGTCCGTTACCCTCACAACATACATCACCTCCtggatatttttgtttttcagtACCTACTAGGGGTCAACCTAGCATTAAACAGCCACAAGTTATTAAGACTTCCTTACACTCACATGCGGGGAAACCTAAAATGAGAGATTCTGATGCCAAAACACATCGTTCTCCATCAAATTGGTCCCGACCTATCGAAAGTGTTGCAAATGATAAGCATAAAGTGACAGAATTGTCAAGAAAAAACAAGCCAG GCACTGAGGTTGTTAAGCCACCAGTTAAAAAGTATGTTCTACAGGAGGAGAAATTTCACGCATCTCCCCCACCTGCTAAACCAGTTGGAAGCTCAAAGCATGTAAATTCACCATCTCAAGAGTTTGTTCTACGGGAAGAGGAATCATTTCACGTATCTCCCCCACCTGCTAAACCAGTTGGAAGCTCAAAGCATGTTAAGTCACCAGTTGGAGAGTTTGATCTACCTGAACAGGAATCAGTTCACGTTTCTTCTCCACCTGCCAAAGAAGTTGGATGTTCAAAGGACGGATCTTCATCTAAGGAATATGATATGTTTGAGAAGGGGCTTCCGGACCATCTTTCTATAAGCGCCACATGGAA GGGAAGCTTTGAGATCATGGGCACAACTCTTATGGATGGGTCGTACGAAGGATTACAGGCTCATCCCCCTCGAAAGGTTCATGTAAAAGCAGCCAAGGCTTTTAAGGAAATGCCTAGACTGCTGCAATTTAAGCTGCATCCTCGTAGCGATGtttatgttgagaattttaaTAGATTATGTCCTACTAAGGATGATATTGCCCTTTATTTTCTCCCTGGAGACGATGAGAG ATCCACAAAGAACTATCATATCCTTTCTGATTTTATCGTATCGAGGGATTTGACCATGCGGAGCTGCTTGAATGATGTCGAGTTGCTGATATTTACCTCGAAAAAGTTGCCTGCGGATTGTCAGA AAATTAATTCGAAGTTCTATCTATGTGGAGTTTTTCGATCTGTGAAGAAGCACCGTTCTTCTCCGGAACCTTCAGCAAAGAGTCCCCCAAACAACTTTGATTCTTATGTTGACCAACCGAAGTGCCGTCCTTCTAGCAAGCCTTCAGAGATGTGTCGGCATAAAGGGAAAAACTATTCCCAATGCAACAACTATGACTCTGATGCTGACCGAGTGAagcaccatccttccacaaaagcTTCAGAGGAACATCAGCAAAAAGACAAAGACTATTCACCGTGCAACAACTACGACTCTGATGCTGACCGAGTGAAGCATCATCCTTCCACCAAAACTTCAGAAAAGAGTCTGTTGAAAGACAAGACCCACGATACTGATGTTGACATACCGAGTATCATCAGAAGAGACTCAATGGGAATCGATATGGACATCGACATGGTGGGAGGAAAAGATGTCAGGAAAACAGATGAAGTCGTACTGAAATCAAATTGTGTGGAGAAAAGAATGCAGGTTGATGTAAAAAGTACGAAAAAAGTGTGTTCAAATGTAATAAATGCATCCAAGAGGTCTGACGATTCAGCAAAGCAGCCTATATCAACAATCAAAAAAGAGCAACCTCAATGTGATGCTCCTCCTGGATTCTCAAGACCAACTATCCTGGAACCTCCTCCTGGGTTCTCGAGACCAGCTACTGCTGATGCTGCTATCTTGGAACCTCGTCCTGGGTTCTCGAGACCAACTACTGCTGATGCTGCTATCTTGGAACCTCCTCCTGCATTCTCGAGACAAGCTATACAGGCAGCTTTGTTGGAACCTCCTCCTGGTTTCACCAAGCCTGCCAATGATTTAAGCTCCTTGAAAAGAAAGCAGATTAGTTTGGACGCTTCGACAAGCGAGTACTTTCAAGTCTCCCCTGTTCAGCGTCAGAAACACATACAAGTTTCAGATTCTCAAGAGTTTTACTCACAAAATCATCAG CAGGTCACCGATCATTGCCTTCAAATGCAATCGGCCAGCATAGATCATAAGCCAGCTGCAGAAAAGGAGAAGAGTTCTGAATGCAAGATAGATGGGGCACCCAGTAGGATCAACGGAATCTTGAACAAAGTCCCCAAAAAAGAAGATGACTGTTCAGATAGTTTGATGCTGACTCTCCGGTTCGATGATGAAGTAGGGGGATGGCAAGCACATTGA
- the LOC113338238 gene encoding uncharacterized protein LOC113338238 isoform X3, producing MGFGRKMPERPEKWSCAACSKSEIMTSVQLPRKTSENPQTKLGSRLISAARSSRSSRDYIKEVQTGKVKYLDVADAVKLSSGEAAGMARMGSQTGSSRNLSHITSRKYPASVSEASKRFSTSPSQHTSPPGYFSFSVPTRGQPSIKQTQVTNTSLHSHAGKLKVRDSDAESETLKRFSTSPLPSQHTSPPGYFCFSVPTRGQPSIKQPQVIKTSLHSHAGKPKMRDSDAKTHRSPSNWSRPIESVANDKHKVTELSRKNKPGTEVVKPPVKKYVLQEEKFHASPPPAKPVGSSKHVNSPSQEFVLREEESFHVSPPPAKPVGSSKHVKSPVGEFDLPEQESVHVSSPPAKEVGCSKDGSSSKEYDMFEKGLPDHLSISATWKGSFEIMGTTLMDGSYEGLQAHPPRKVHVKAAKAFKEMPRLLQFKLHPRSDVYVENFNRLCPTKDDIALYFLPGDDERSTKNYHILSDFIVSRDLTMRSCLNDVELLIFTSKKLPADCQKINSKFYLCGVFRSVKKHRSSPEPSAKSPPNNFDSYVDQPKCRPSSKPSEMCRHKGKNYSQCNNYDSDADRVKHHPSTKASEEHQQKDKDYSPCNNYDSDADRVKHHPSTKTSEKSLLKDKTHDTDVDIPSIIRRDSMGIDMDIDMVGGKDVRKTDEVVLKSNCVEKRMQVDVKSTKKVCSNVINASKRSDDSAKQPISTIKKEQPQCDAPPGFSRPTILEPPPGFSRPATADAAILEPRPGFSRPTTADAAILEPPPAFSRQAIQAALLEPPPGFTKPANDLSSLKRKQISLDASTSEYFQVSPVQRQKHIQVSDSQEFYSQNHQQVTDHCLQMQSASIDHKPAAEKEKSSECKIDGAPSRINGILNKVPKKEDDCSDSLMLTLRFDDEVGGWQAH from the exons ATGGGCTTTGGAAGGAAGATGCCTGAACGTCCAGAAAAATGGTCTTGTGCAGCATGTTCTAAGAGTGAAATCATGACCAGTGTGCAACTTCCGCGTAAAACATCAGAAAATCCTCAAACAAAGTTAGGTTCGCGTCTCATTTCTGCTGCACGTTCATCGCGTTCATCaagagattatataaaggaggtTCAAACAGGAAAGGTAAAATACCTTGATGTTGCAGATGCCGTTAAGCTATCAAGCGGAGAGGCAGCTGGTATGGCCAGGATGGGCTCACAGACTGGTTCTTCTAGAAACCTGAGTCATATAACCTCAAGAAAATATCCTGCTTCTGTGTCTGAAGCATCGAAGAGGTTTTCCACAAGTCCCTCACAACATACATCACCTCCTGGATATTTTAGCTTTTCAGTGCCTACTAGGGGACAACCTAGCATAAAACAGACACAAGTTACTAATACTTCTCTACACTCACATGCGGGGAAACTGAAAGTGAGAGATTCTGATGCCGAGTCTGAAACGTTGAAGAGGTTTTCCACAAGTCCGTTACCCTCACAACATACATCACCTCCtggatatttttgtttttcagtACCTACTAGGGGTCAACCTAGCATTAAACAGCCACAAGTTATTAAGACTTCCTTACACTCACATGCGGGGAAACCTAAAATGAGAGATTCTGATGCCAAAACACATCGTTCTCCATCAAATTGGTCCCGACCTATCGAAAGTGTTGCAAATGATAAGCATAAAGTGACAGAATTGTCAAGAAAAAACAAGCCAG GCACTGAGGTTGTTAAGCCACCAGTTAAAAAGTATGTTCTACAGGAGGAGAAATTTCACGCATCTCCCCCACCTGCTAAACCAGTTGGAAGCTCAAAGCATGTAAATTCACCATCTCAAGAGTTTGTTCTACGGGAAGAGGAATCATTTCACGTATCTCCCCCACCTGCTAAACCAGTTGGAAGCTCAAAGCATGTTAAGTCACCAGTTGGAGAGTTTGATCTACCTGAACAGGAATCAGTTCACGTTTCTTCTCCACCTGCCAAAGAAGTTGGATGTTCAAAGGACGGATCTTCATCTAAGGAATATGATATGTTTGAGAAGGGGCTTCCGGACCATCTTTCTATAAGCGCCACATGGAA GGGAAGCTTTGAGATCATGGGCACAACTCTTATGGATGGGTCGTACGAAGGATTACAGGCTCATCCCCCTCGAAAGGTTCATGTAAAAGCAGCCAAGGCTTTTAAGGAAATGCCTAGACTGCTGCAATTTAAGCTGCATCCTCGTAGCGATGtttatgttgagaattttaaTAGATTATGTCCTACTAAGGATGATATTGCCCTTTATTTTCTCCCTGGAGACGATGAGAG ATCCACAAAGAACTATCATATCCTTTCTGATTTTATCGTATCGAGGGATTTGACCATGCGGAGCTGCTTGAATGATGTCGAGTTGCTGATATTTACCTCGAAAAAGTTGCCTGCGGATTGTCAGA AAATTAATTCGAAGTTCTATCTATGTGGAGTTTTTCGATCTGTGAAGAAGCACCGTTCTTCTCCGGAACCTTCAGCAAAGAGTCCCCCAAACAACTTTGATTCTTATGTTGACCAACCGAAGTGCCGTCCTTCTAGCAAGCCTTCAGAGATGTGTCGGCATAAAGGGAAAAACTATTCCCAATGCAACAACTATGACTCTGATGCTGACCGAGTGAagcaccatccttccacaaaagcTTCAGAGGAACATCAGCAAAAAGACAAAGACTATTCACCGTGCAACAACTACGACTCTGATGCTGACCGAGTGAAGCATCATCCTTCCACCAAAACTTCAGAAAAGAGTCTGTTGAAAGACAAGACCCACGATACTGATGTTGACATACCGAGTATCATCAGAAGAGACTCAATGGGAATCGATATGGACATCGACATGGTGGGAGGAAAAGATGTCAGGAAAACAGATGAAGTCGTACTGAAATCAAATTGTGTGGAGAAAAGAATGCAGGTTGATGTAAAAAGTACGAAAAAAGTGTGTTCAAATGTAATAAATGCATCCAAGAGGTCTGACGATTCAGCAAAGCAGCCTATATCAACAATCAAAAAAGAGCAACCTCAATGTGATGCTCCTCCTGGATTCTCAAGACCAACTATCCTGGAACCTCCTCCTGGGTTCTCGAGACCAGCTACTGCTGATGCTGCTATCTTGGAACCTCGTCCTGGGTTCTCGAGACCAACTACTGCTGATGCTGCTATCTTGGAACCTCCTCCTGCATTCTCGAGACAAGCTATACAGGCAGCTTTGTTGGAACCTCCTCCTGGTTTCACCAAGCCTGCCAATGATTTAAGCTCCTTGAAAAGAAAGCAGATTAGTTTGGACGCTTCGACAAGCGAGTACTTTCAAGTCTCCCCTGTTCAGCGTCAGAAACACATACAAGTTTCAGATTCTCAAGAGTTTTACTCACAAAATCATCAG CAGGTCACCGATCATTGCCTTCAAATGCAATCGGCCAGCATAGATCATAAGCCAGCTGCAGAAAAGGAGAAGAGTTCTGAATGCAAGATAGATGGGGCACCCAGTAGGATCAACGGAATCTTGAACAAAGTCCCCAAAAAAGAAGATGACTGTTCAGATAGTTTGATGCTGACTCTCCGGTTCGATGATGAAGTAGGGGGATGGCAAGCACATTGA
- the LOC113338238 gene encoding uncharacterized protein LOC113338238 isoform X2: MEEEGQRNMQGSNPNRPCDTCGDAGNSSLLETCFICKVSKEHIYCMGFGRKMPERPEKWSCAACSKSEIMTSVQLPRKTSENPQTKLGSRLISAARSSRSSRDYIKEVQTGKVKYLDVADAVKLSSGEAAGMARMGSQTGSSRNLSHITSRKYPASVSEASKRFSTSPSQHTSPPGYFSFSVPTRGQPSIKQTQVTNTSLHSHAGKLKVRDSDAESETLKRFSTSPLPSQHTSPPGYFCFSVPTRGQPSIKQPQVIKTSLHSHAGKPKMRDSDAKTHRSPSNWSRPIESVANDKHKVTELSRKNKPGTEVVKPPVKKYVLQEEKFHASPPPAKPVGSSKHVNSPSQEFVLREEESFHVSPPPAKPVGSSKHVKSPVGEFDLPEQESVHVSSPPAKEVGCSKDGSSSKEYDMFEKGLPDHLSISATWKGSFEIMGTTLMDGSYEGLQAHPPRKVHVKAAKAFKEMPRLLQFKLHPRSDVYVENFNRLCPTKDDIALYFLPGDDERSTKNYHILSDFIVSRDLTMRSCLNDVELLIFTSKKLPADCQKINSKFYLCGVFRSVKKHRSSPEPSAKSPPNNFDSYVDQPKCRPSSKPSEMCRHKGKNYSQCNNYDSDADRVKHHPSTKASEEHQQKDKDYSPCNNYDSDADRVKHHPSTKTSEKSLLKDKTHDTDVDIPSIIRRDSMGIDMDIDMVGGKDVRKTDEVVLKSNCVEKRMQVDVKSTKKVCSNVINASKRSDDSAKQPISTIKKEQPQCDAPPGFSRPTILEPPPGFSRPATADAAILEPRPGFSRPTTADAAILEPPPAFSRQAIQAALLEPPPGFTKPANDLSSLKRKQISLDASTSEYFQVSPVQRQKHIQVSDSQEFYSQNHQVTDHCLQMQSASIDHKPAAEKEKSSECKIDGAPSRINGILNKVPKKEDDCSDSLMLTLRFDDEVGGWQAH; the protein is encoded by the exons atggAAGAAGAGGGTCAAAGGAATATGCAAGGATCAAACCCG AATCGACCCTGTGATACttgtggggatgctggcaattcAAGCCTTCTAGAAACTTGTTTCATTTGCAAGGTTTCTAAAGAGCATAT CTATTGCATGGGCTTTGGAAGGAAGATGCCTGAACGTCCAGAAAAATGGTCTTGTGCAGCATGTTCTAAGAGTGAAATCATGACCAGTGTGCAACTTCCGCGTAAAACATCAGAAAATCCTCAAACAAAGTTAGGTTCGCGTCTCATTTCTGCTGCACGTTCATCGCGTTCATCaagagattatataaaggaggtTCAAACAGGAAAGGTAAAATACCTTGATGTTGCAGATGCCGTTAAGCTATCAAGCGGAGAGGCAGCTGGTATGGCCAGGATGGGCTCACAGACTGGTTCTTCTAGAAACCTGAGTCATATAACCTCAAGAAAATATCCTGCTTCTGTGTCTGAAGCATCGAAGAGGTTTTCCACAAGTCCCTCACAACATACATCACCTCCTGGATATTTTAGCTTTTCAGTGCCTACTAGGGGACAACCTAGCATAAAACAGACACAAGTTACTAATACTTCTCTACACTCACATGCGGGGAAACTGAAAGTGAGAGATTCTGATGCCGAGTCTGAAACGTTGAAGAGGTTTTCCACAAGTCCGTTACCCTCACAACATACATCACCTCCtggatatttttgtttttcagtACCTACTAGGGGTCAACCTAGCATTAAACAGCCACAAGTTATTAAGACTTCCTTACACTCACATGCGGGGAAACCTAAAATGAGAGATTCTGATGCCAAAACACATCGTTCTCCATCAAATTGGTCCCGACCTATCGAAAGTGTTGCAAATGATAAGCATAAAGTGACAGAATTGTCAAGAAAAAACAAGCCAG GCACTGAGGTTGTTAAGCCACCAGTTAAAAAGTATGTTCTACAGGAGGAGAAATTTCACGCATCTCCCCCACCTGCTAAACCAGTTGGAAGCTCAAAGCATGTAAATTCACCATCTCAAGAGTTTGTTCTACGGGAAGAGGAATCATTTCACGTATCTCCCCCACCTGCTAAACCAGTTGGAAGCTCAAAGCATGTTAAGTCACCAGTTGGAGAGTTTGATCTACCTGAACAGGAATCAGTTCACGTTTCTTCTCCACCTGCCAAAGAAGTTGGATGTTCAAAGGACGGATCTTCATCTAAGGAATATGATATGTTTGAGAAGGGGCTTCCGGACCATCTTTCTATAAGCGCCACATGGAA GGGAAGCTTTGAGATCATGGGCACAACTCTTATGGATGGGTCGTACGAAGGATTACAGGCTCATCCCCCTCGAAAGGTTCATGTAAAAGCAGCCAAGGCTTTTAAGGAAATGCCTAGACTGCTGCAATTTAAGCTGCATCCTCGTAGCGATGtttatgttgagaattttaaTAGATTATGTCCTACTAAGGATGATATTGCCCTTTATTTTCTCCCTGGAGACGATGAGAG ATCCACAAAGAACTATCATATCCTTTCTGATTTTATCGTATCGAGGGATTTGACCATGCGGAGCTGCTTGAATGATGTCGAGTTGCTGATATTTACCTCGAAAAAGTTGCCTGCGGATTGTCAGA AAATTAATTCGAAGTTCTATCTATGTGGAGTTTTTCGATCTGTGAAGAAGCACCGTTCTTCTCCGGAACCTTCAGCAAAGAGTCCCCCAAACAACTTTGATTCTTATGTTGACCAACCGAAGTGCCGTCCTTCTAGCAAGCCTTCAGAGATGTGTCGGCATAAAGGGAAAAACTATTCCCAATGCAACAACTATGACTCTGATGCTGACCGAGTGAagcaccatccttccacaaaagcTTCAGAGGAACATCAGCAAAAAGACAAAGACTATTCACCGTGCAACAACTACGACTCTGATGCTGACCGAGTGAAGCATCATCCTTCCACCAAAACTTCAGAAAAGAGTCTGTTGAAAGACAAGACCCACGATACTGATGTTGACATACCGAGTATCATCAGAAGAGACTCAATGGGAATCGATATGGACATCGACATGGTGGGAGGAAAAGATGTCAGGAAAACAGATGAAGTCGTACTGAAATCAAATTGTGTGGAGAAAAGAATGCAGGTTGATGTAAAAAGTACGAAAAAAGTGTGTTCAAATGTAATAAATGCATCCAAGAGGTCTGACGATTCAGCAAAGCAGCCTATATCAACAATCAAAAAAGAGCAACCTCAATGTGATGCTCCTCCTGGATTCTCAAGACCAACTATCCTGGAACCTCCTCCTGGGTTCTCGAGACCAGCTACTGCTGATGCTGCTATCTTGGAACCTCGTCCTGGGTTCTCGAGACCAACTACTGCTGATGCTGCTATCTTGGAACCTCCTCCTGCATTCTCGAGACAAGCTATACAGGCAGCTTTGTTGGAACCTCCTCCTGGTTTCACCAAGCCTGCCAATGATTTAAGCTCCTTGAAAAGAAAGCAGATTAGTTTGGACGCTTCGACAAGCGAGTACTTTCAAGTCTCCCCTGTTCAGCGTCAGAAACACATACAAGTTTCAGATTCTCAAGAGTTTTACTCACAAAATCATCAG GTCACCGATCATTGCCTTCAAATGCAATCGGCCAGCATAGATCATAAGCCAGCTGCAGAAAAGGAGAAGAGTTCTGAATGCAAGATAGATGGGGCACCCAGTAGGATCAACGGAATCTTGAACAAAGTCCCCAAAAAAGAAGATGACTGTTCAGATAGTTTGATGCTGACTCTCCGGTTCGATGATGAAGTAGGGGGATGGCAAGCACATTGA